The Chanodichthys erythropterus isolate Z2021 chromosome 12, ASM2448905v1, whole genome shotgun sequence genome contains a region encoding:
- the LOC137032163 gene encoding microfibril-associated glycoprotein 4-like: MALMVFLAVLFSVVLMSGCSTDENMPVDCSDLYKAGQKLSGIYSIYPAGGFPVWVYCDMISKGKDEDKGGWTVIQRRMDGSVNFYRPWNQYKRGFGNVESEYWLGLENMYQLTRKRKYMLRVDLEDFTGKKVFAQYSSFSVGPETDGYKLLVSGFKDGGAGDSLTYHNGMKFSTYDKDQDTWSNNCAKSFLGAFWYKACHYANPNGVYLGGEDPTIYAIGNGWYHWKKSHAVGLKSISMKIKRVS, translated from the exons ATGGCA TTGATGGTGTTTCTAGCGGTTCTTTTCTCTGTTGTTCTGATGAGCGGATGCAGTACTGATGAAAACATGCCGGTCGACTGTTCTGACCTTTATAAAGCAGGACAAAAGCTCAGTGGGATTTACTCCATCTATCCAGCAGGAGGCTTTCCTGTCTGGGTTTACTGTGACATGATCTCAAAAGGGAAAGATGAAGATAAAGGAGGATGGACG GTGATTCAGAGGAGAATGGACGGCAGTGTGAATTTCTATCGGCCGTGGAATCAGTACAAGAGAGGATTTGGGAATGTGGAGAGTGAATACTGGCTGG ggCTGGAGAACATGTACCAGCTGACACGTAAGAGGAAGTACATGCTGAGAGTGGATCTGGAGGACTTCActggaaaaaaagtttttgctcAGTACTCATCCTTCTCTGTGGGTCCTGAAACTGACGGGTATAAACTGCTTGTTTCAGGGTTCAAGGATGGAGGAGCAG GTGACTCTTTGACCTACCACAATGGTATGAAGTTCTCCACCTATGACAAAGATCAAGACACCTGGTCTAATAACTGTGCAAAATCGTTTCTCGGGGCATTTTGGTACAAAGCCTGTCACTATGCAAACCCCAACGGTGTGTATTTAGGAGGAGAAGATCCCACCATTTACGCCATTGGAAATGGTTGGTACCACTGGAAGAAGAGTCACGCTGTTGGTTTGAAATCCATCAGCATGAAGATCAAACGTGTGTCTTAG